CCGCCCGTCCCATCGCGCGCTGCTGGTCGGCGTCCCGCGGCATCGTGATCCCGATCCGTCGGTAGGCGATCCAGACCAGCCCCGAACAGTCGATCCCATCGTGGCTCATCCCACCCCACCGGTACTCGGTTCCGAGGAACGACTCGGCCGCGGCGAGCGCGTCGGCCCCCGTCGCGTCGGATCGCGGGACGGTCACGGAGTCGGTGGGGACGGCAACTTCGAGACCGGTCCGGAACGCGACCGTTGCCTCCTCGTCCTCGCGGTCGAGGACCGCGCAGTCCGCGCCGGCCGGGAGCGTCGTACTCGGTTCGACCGTCACCGGCGTGGAGAGCGTCGCGTCCGGGTCGACGGGCGCCGAAACCGAGAGCGCTTCGCGCCCGATCCAGCCGAGGTAGCCACACGGCGTCCGCACTCGACGCCAGCCCCCCTCGTGATCGTACGCCCCGAGCGTCGCGCCGTAGAGCGCGGTCGTCACCCGTTCGGCGTCGGGCTCCGCTCGCACCGGCGCACACGGGACGGCGAGGGTCCGCTCCTCGCCCCGCGAGAGGACCGACACCTCGCTCGCGTCGATCGGCTCGGCGCTCACCTGGCCGAGCACTTCGACCGCCCGCCGTCGGAGGGCGTGCGAGGAGACGGTTCCCGAGAGCCTGACGTCGCCGTCGCGTCGATCTGCCTCCACGTCGAAACACGAGATCCGGTCGTCGGGAGCCGAGATCGTCTCACAGTACGAGAGCGCGAGCGAGAGGTCGTCGGTCATACCCCGGGTACCGCGATCGGTGGCAAAAGGGTTCGGCTACCAGAGGTTTTTCTCGCTCCCAGAGCATCCACCGGTATGTCCGGTCTCGAATGTCGCGTGGACGACCGCACGCTCGCCGCCGAGTGGACCGACGACAGCCCCGAGACGCGGGCCGCCGTCGAGGCCGCGCTCCCGCTCTCCGGGGAGGCCTCGCGCTGGGGCGAGGAGCTCTACTTCCGAACCGACGTCGACGTCGGTCCCGAGAATCCCAGAGAGCTGGTCGATCCCGGAACGATCGCCTACTGGCCGGCCGGGAACGCGCTCTGTCTCTTCTGGGGGCCGACGCCCGCGAGCGAGGGCGAGGAACCGCGGGCTGCCTCGCCGGTCAACGTCGTCGCGCGGGTCGAGGATGTCTCGGCGCTCGCGGACCTGGAGGGGAGCGCGTCCGTCGAACTACGGGAGGGCTGAGTCGCGTCTCAGCGATACGGCCCGAAGACGTCCCGGTCGAGTTCGTCCGCGACGTGGTCGGCGAGCGTCGCGAGGTTCTCCGTGTCCTCGCGGTTGTACCGCACCAGGCGATCTAACGCGCCCTCGTCGCCGTGCCTCTCGAAGCGCTTCCAGAGCCGCACCGCTTCGAGGCCGTCGACGCCCTCGTCCTCGCGGCCGATCCCCACGTCGCGCTCGATCCGTTTCAGCCCGCCCGTGAGCCCGGCCGAGCGACAGGGATACATCAGGTCGAGGTGGGGTGTGTCGACCGAGAGATCGAACGCGGTCTCGAGAAAGGGCACGTCGAAGCGCGCGCCGTTGAACGAGACGAGCAGGGAGGCGTCGGCGAGTTCCTCACGAACCCGCTCTCGGGTGAGGTCGTCGTCGCGGACGAGCGTCGTCGTCTCCCCGTCACAGTGAAAGCTCACCGTCGTTACGACGTCCCGGTGTTTGCTCAGTCCGGTCGTCTCGATGTCGAAGAAACAGGCGTCGGTGCGGAAGTTCTCGTAGAGCCGCCAGCGCTCGGCCGAGGGGAGGCGGTCGGCGAAGAACTCGGCGTTGCCGGCGTCGAGTTCGTCGTAGCCGCGGTCGATGAACGCCTCGACCGAGGCGCAGGTCGTCTCGCCGATTCCGGGTACCGAGCAGAACTCGTCCCAGTGGGTGACGCCGTGGTCCCAGAGTCGCCGCTCGGTCCGTTCGCCGACGCCCTCCGCGAGGATGAAGCTGTTCTCGACGCGCACAGGTGTCCTGCGAGCGTCGCCGAGTTATCGGTTTCGGATCACTCGAGGGTGAACGAGAGGCGCTCCTCGTCGCTGCCCCGCGTCTCCCGGTCGGTCACCGACAGTTCGCCGATCAGCCCGGTCGACTCGACGTGGGTTCCCGCGCACGCGGTCCGATCGTAGGGCTCTTCGGCGTCGCCGATATCGACGATCCGGACCTCCGTGATGCTCTCGGGGAGCAGGTCGAGTCGCGTTCGCTCGGGACCGAGATCGGCCTCCGCGGCCTCCCGGTCCATCTCGTACCACCGGACGGGGAGGTCCGAGTCGATCAGGTCGTTCAGGCCGGTTTCGATCCCCGCGAGGTCGTCGTCGGTGAACCGCTCGTAGCCGCAGTCGAGACGGGCGCGGTCGGCGTAGAGCTGATTGCCGGTCGTGGGGGCGTCGTAGCTCTCGAGGAGGTAGGCCGAGAGGAGGTGCTGGACGGTGTGATAGCGCATGTGGGCGGCGCGTCGCTCCCAGTCGAGGTCTCCGACGACGGTCTCACCCACCTCGGGCGGCTCCGGGCCGTCGACCGTGTGGTAGATCGTATCCCGTTTCGCCACGTCCGTCACACGCCAGGTCCGGTCATCGGTGGAGAGCGTGCCGGTGTCGTGGGGCTGGCCGCCGCCCGTCGGGTAGAAGCAGGTCCGATCGAGGACGACCCGGTCGTCGAGCGTCCGGTCGACGCGTGCCTCGAACTGCCCCCTACTGGAGTCGGTCAGGTACAGCGGTTCGGTCATCGGTCTCGGTTACCCCTCACCGGTGAAGCGGTTTCCGCTCTCGATCGCTCTCCTGACTCCTCGTGTGGGCCGTCTCGCTCCGGTCACGTTCCTGTCACTCGTCGGCCCCACCACGCCGCTAACGGGCGGGACTTCGGCCCACACCGAATCTCCGTCTACTATTTAACCAAACGGTTAAATATGGGCGTGGCGTATATTTAACCGGATGGTTGAACAAGATGCGGACGACGTCGACCTCGACGCGGTCTTCCGGGCGCTCGCGCACCCGATCCGCCGGGATCTGCTCGAGCGGCTGGCCGGCGGTCCCGAGCGCGTCGGCACGCTGGCCGAACCGTACGACGTCTCGCTGGCGGCGGTCTCGAAGCACCTGAGCGTGCTCGAGGACGTGGGGCTCGTCGAGGTCGAGAAGGACGGACGCGCCCGCCGGTGTCACCTCGACGCTGCGCCGCTGAGCGCGGCGTTCGGCTGGCTGACCCGGTACCGCGTCTTCTGGGAGGACCGACTCGACGCGCTCGCCGACCATCTGGAGACCGAGGATCGATGACACCCGATACGACCGACAGCGAGTTCGACCCGAGCGAGTACGACCTGACCATCGAGCGGACGTTCGACGCTCCGCGCGACGCGGTGTGGGCGGCGTGGACCGATCCCGAGGAGGTGGCCGAGTGGTGGGGACCGGAGGGCTTCACCGTCCCACGCTGTGAGATGGACGTACGATCGGGTGGAACCTACCGCATCGACATGCGGGCGCCCGACGGCACGATCTACCCGGACGAGGGGGAGTTCCACGAGGTCGTCGAGCCCGATCGCCTCGTCTTCACGAGTCGCGCCTTCGAGGACGACGATGGGAGCTACGGGCTCGAGGTGGACAACACGGTGACGCTCGTCGAGCGCGACGGGCGGACGACGCTCACGCTCGAGGCGGAGGTCGTCAGGGCGACCGACGAGGTGCGGGGAGCGCTCTCGGGGATGGAAGAGGGCTGGAACGGGAGCTTCGAGAAACTCGCCGAGTCGATCGCAGCGAGCGGCTGACGCGGCGGCGATCGTCCGTTTCGAGCCCCGATCTCGAACCCCTCGATTGTAGCGAGCGTCGTGACCGACCCCGTGTGAAACCGTGTCGTAACGCTCAAGAGAGCGACACACCTTTCCTCATCTAAGAATGAACGCTAGCCCGGTTCCCGAGGTGTCTCTATGGGTGTCGAGATAAAGGAGACGCCCGTTTCCGACGATGAGTTCGAGGAGATGTGCGAGTTCGTCTACGAGTACCTCGCCGCGAGCGTCGCCAACGAGCGCGAGGGCGGCCGCATGCGGTGGTACCCGTGGCACTCCGCGGACTACCGCTACGCACACACGATAAACGTGGTAGACCTCGCGGAGGAGCTCGCCCGCGCGGAGGGCGCGGACCCCGACGTCACCCGCGTCGCGGCGCTCTTTCACGACGTGGCGAAGCTCGACGCCGACCAGGACGTCCACGCCGAGGAGGGCGCGCGCGTCGCCCGCGAGTACCTCACCTCCCGGGGAGAGTACCCCCAGTCGTTCGTGGACGAGGTTTGCAGAGCGATCGTGAACCACTCGTATCAGGGGCCGCTCGCCGACGTCTCGCTCGAGGCGCGCTGTCTGATCGAGGCCGACTTACTCGACAAGGTCGGCGCGAACGGCGTGACGCTCATGTTGCTTCGGATGGGCTACGAGGCGCGCTCGCACCTGGACGCCGCGACGATGGTCGAGCGCGTGCTCACACGCGGCGAGGAGGCAGTCAAACGGATCGAGAGCGAGACGGCAGAGAGCATGGCCCACGAACGGTTAAAGCGCGTGCGCTGGTTCCGCGAGTGGCTCGAACTCGAGGTGCCCGAGATGGACGTCACCGAAGAAGAGTGGTGAGTTCGTTCGCCGCACCGTAGAGAAAGAGGAGGCCGAAGCCGGCGAGGACGAGGGCGCTGCCCACCGCGACCGCCGGGGCGAACCAGTCGGCGCGCTCGCCCACGGCGACGAGCGCCGCCGGAAAGGTGACGATCCAGATGGCGATCCCGGAGAAGAAGCCGACGACGATCGCGGCGCTCCCGGTCGAGACGGCGAGGTCGCCGAGGACCGGGAGCGCGAACGAGAGCGTTCCGGGGTCGAGCAGCGTCACCCCCACCGTGAGCCACCAGAGCACCTGATACGGGTTCGAAAGCGAGAGCCCGAACGTCTTCCTGAACCCAGTCGAGTCGCCGGCCTCGCCCTCGGTGAACGAGCCTCTCGCGCTGCGGGCCGCCCCGACGGCGAAGTAGCACATCAGGAGGCCGCCGACGGCCATCATCCCCGCCTGCGCGCCCGGCGCGTTCTGGAGTACCGTCGCGACGCCCGCGAGCGCCACGAGGAAGAAGACGCCGTCGGCGCTCATCGCGCCCAGCCCGGCACGAAAGCCCGCGGCCCACCCCCTCAGGACGCTCTCCTCCGCGATGATCGCGTTCATCGGTCCGGGAGGAGCTGCTAACGAGAGCCCCAGGAGGACGCCGGCGGCGAGCGAGCTCGCGAGCGAGAGCACACGTTCCCTTGTGGGTCGCGGTGCGAAAACGCCTCTGATCCGGACCTACCCCGGGCACGCTCGCCGTGACGTGGATAGCTCGTCGAGTCCGTGGTCGTCGTCCTGTGCATCCGTGGACTCCACCCGATCCCCGGTCGGTCGGTCGGTCGGGCGTGACCGCTAACCAACAAAGAATTGATAGTAAAATACCTTCATATATTATCTAAAATACATATATAATCATTCTCCACAATTTCAACAATTAGGCGAGTAATAATGAAAATGAGTGGTATAGAGGAAGATTCTTTGGATTTCCTCGACGACCGTTAGTTTTATAGGTATCAGGTGAGTTGACATTCACGCCCGTCAAGGGCACGCGACAGAGGGGAGGGGACAGGGATTGCCTCTGACAGCACCCGGTTCGGGTGGGATCCTTCCGACCCACCTCGTTCGATGCTAACGACCACCTGAGAAAACGTTCGCGACCGGACCAAACACCGAAACAGCGTGGTATCCACGGGTACCCGCTACGGCCAGAGAACACGCATGCCGTCTGTCGGTGACCGAAACCGCTCTTCGCCGAAACGATTTTGAACAGACTCACGGTACAAGAAGCGATGGCGGGCCTACTGCCCACCGACTCCGACGCGGAGCCGTCGGGCGAGCCGCGGGTGATCGGCATGGACAGCGCCGATGCGGGTGCGGTCCTCGACGCGCTCTCCTCGGAGACCACCCGGCGAGTCTACGTCGCCCTCCAGGAGGAGCCAGCCCCCGTCTCCGTCGTCGCCGATCGGACCGACCTCTCCCTGCAGAACGCCCGCTACCACGTCGGGAAGCTCCGCGAGGCGGGGCTGATCGAGGTCGTGGACACGATCTACTCGGAGAAGGGCCGCGAGATGGAGATGTTCGCCCCGGCGGACGCGCCGATGATCGTGGTCCTGGGCGACGAGCGGGAGAGGAACGTCCGCGACGCGCTCACGAGACTCCTCGGCGCGGTCGCGCTGCTCGGGTTCGTCAGCGCGTTGATCCAGCAGGTCGCGGCGGCGCTCGCGCCCGAACGGGAGGAGAGCGACGCGGTGGCGGTCGAGACCGCACCCGCGGAGCCGGGGGTCGGCGACCCCCTCCTCGACATCGCGCTCACCGATCCCGGGGTGCTGTTCTTCCTCGGGGGGCTCGCCGTCCTCCTCGCGGCGTTCGCGGTCTGGTGGACGAGAAGCTGAGGGGGGATTCAGACGCCCTGGCCCATCAGGTGGCTGCGCAGCACGTCCGCGTCCTTGTTCGCCGTACCGGTGTTGAGGAGGACGACCGTGTCGTCCGGGCCGAACTCGCCTTCCTCGGCGAGCTTCCACGCCCCGCTCGCGGCCGCGGCGCAGGTCGCGCCCATCTCCAGGCCCTCGGCCTGCGCGACCGCGACGCCCGCTTCGAGGATCTCGTCGTCGGTCGTCGCGACCGCCCCGCCGTCGCTCTCGCGGAGCGCCTCCAGGATCATCGGGCTCGCACCCGGGTCGGGGATCTCGATCCCGCCACAGATCGTGTCCGGGTGCTCCCACGGCTCGTGGACGTCCCTGCCCTCTTCCCATGCCGCGACGACCGGGGCGCAGCCGGTCGCCTGTGCGGCGTACATGCTCGGGAGGTCGTCGGTGAAGCCGAGTTCCACCAACTCCTTCGCGGCCTTGTGCATACCCACGAGACCGACGCCGCCGCCGGTCGGGTAGACGACGGCGTCGGGCACCTCCCAGTCCATCTGTTCGAGCAGTTCGAGCGCCATCGTCTTCTTGCCCTCGTGACGGTACGGGGTGACGAACGTCGCGACCGGGTACCAGTCGTCGTTCTCCGAGAGCGCGTCGGCACACGCCGCGCCCGCGTCGCCGATTCGCCCGCCGACGACGGTGAGATCGCCACCGTGGACGTTCACCATCGCCTTCTGGTCGAAGCCCGCCCGCGAGGGCAAGAAGACGTGCGAGGCGAGACCCGCCCGCGCGGCGTACGCGGAGGCGGCCTGTCCGGCGTTTCCGGCAGAGGCGAGGGCGACGTCGCTCGCACCGTGCTGTACTGCCGCAGTGACCGCTGCCGACTGTCCCCGGTCCTTGAACGTCCCGGTGGGGTTGCGCCCCTCGTCCTTGAACAGAACACGAGCGACGCCGAGCTCCTCGGCGAGCTTCGGACAGTCGACGAGCGGGGTCGCCCCCTCGTCCATCGTGACGGCGGCCTCCCGCGGGAACGGGAGCAGTTCCTCGTAGCGCCACATCGAGTCGAACGGGCGTGCAGCGAGCTCTTCTTTGCTCAGCTCTATCGCGTCGTAGTCGTACTCCGGGTCGAGGATGCCGCCACACTCGGGACAACGGTGTGTGCCGACGTCCGGCTCGGCCACCTCGTCACACTCGATACACCGAAGCCCGACGAACGCGGGTGTCGTCTCCATACTCGGGCGGTCGGCCGGCCCCACCTAAGTCCTGTTGTAACCGGCGACCGGCGTGAGTGAGGGCTCCCTCGAACAAACCAGTCATTACCGACGGCGGCGATGGTCCTCCGATGAACATGGGGGAAACGAGGACCATCCGGGAGGAGACGAAGGTGATCGCGTTCGACGTGTGGGACACGCTGCTCGACCGGGAGGCGACGCTCGTCCCGGCGCTCGCGGCGCTGCTGGCGGACCACGACAGCGAGTACGACCCGGAGATCCTCCTGCGTCGGTACCTCGCGATGCACTTTCGCGACTCGATGATCGACTCGCTGATCCCCGGCCCCCACACCCCGTTCAAGGAGGTCAGCCGAAGGGCGCTCGGCTACCGGCTCGCGCAGCTGGGCCTGGACGTGCCCGACGAGGAGATCCGGTCGGTCGTAGCGCAGTGGAAACGGCTCCAGCCGTATCCCGACGTCGACGACCGGCTCGGCTCGCTTGCCGACGAGTACGTCCTCGTCGGGCTCTCGAACGGCGACCCGGACATGCTGGAAGCCGTTCGACCGAACTTCGAGACGGAACTCGACGCGTTCGTCTCGGTCGCGGAGGCGGGCACGTACAAGCCGCATCCGGCACCGTACCGGCTCTGTTGCGAACGGTTCGACGTCGCTCCACACGAGGTGCTCTTCGCGAGTTCGCACACGTTCGACCTGGTCGGGGCGAAGGCGGTCGGGATGTGTGGGGCGTTTCTCAACCGACACGAGAACCCGTTCGGCGGGTGGATTCACCGGCCCGATCTGACCGTCGCCGACGTCGGTGAACTAGTCGATCTGCTCGAGTGATCTATATGGTTCGTTTCGCGACGCTCGAATCCCGCTCTCGAGGGGAGGGTCACGAGTGCGCCCCGTGGCCATTTTTGTAGCCCGCCGACGAAACGGGCACAATGACAGCGAGGGTCGTCGTCGTGGGCGGTGGGCTGGCCGGACTCGTCTGTGCCCGCCGACTCGCAGAGCGCGGGATCGACGTGACGGTGTACGAACGCGAGGCGGAGGTCGGCGGCCGGGTCCGATCGCGGGAGGTCGAGGGCTTCACCCTCGACCGGGGCTTTCAGGTGCTCTTCACCGCGTATCCGACGGCGAGTCGCGAACTCGACTACGAGGCGCTCGATCTCAGGATGTTCACTCCGGGCGCGTGTCTCGCTCGGCCTGGCGAGCGCTCGATCCTTTCGGACCCGCTCCGGGACCTCGGCGCGCTCGTCCAGTCGGCGCTCAACCGCGAGGTAGGTATGAAGGACAAACTCGGGACGCTCTCGCTGCGCAACGACCTCCAGGAGAAGAACCTCTCGCGGATATTCGACGGCGAGGACCGCTCGATCGAGGAGTACCTGACCGAGCGCGGCTTCTCGCGGAAGTTCCTCTCTAACTTCGTCGCGCCCTTCTACGGCGGGATCACACTCGACCGCACCCTCGGGACCTCCGCGTCGGTCTTCGAGTACACGTTCGCGATGCTCTCTGCCGGCGAGATCGCAGTCCCCGCCGCGGGGATGGGCGCGATCCCGGACCAGCTCGCGGCCCGAGCGCGCGAGGCGGGCGCGACGATCGAACTCGACAGGGAGGTGACGGCGGTCGATCCCGACGGGCCGAGCGTCACGATCGGAACCGAGACGGTCGAGGCGGAGGCGGTCGTCGTCGCGACGAACCCGAAGGCGGCGAGGGACCTGACGGGGGTCGCGGCGATCCCGACCGAGGGACGATCCTGCGCCACCCAGTGGTACAAGCTCCCCGGCGAGGTGCCGTTCGACGCCGGAAAGCGGCTGATCCTCAACTGCGAGGACGACCGGCCGAACCAGGTCGTCCCGCACAGCACGGTCGCCCCGGAGTACTCGGTCCCCGGGATGACGCTCCTGAGCGCGACGTTCCTCGGCGAGCAGTCGAAGAGCGACGTCGAACTCGCGGCCGAGACCCGCGAGGCGCTCTCGTCGTGGTACCCCGAGCGCTCGTTCACGACGCTCTCGATCCTCGCGACCGACAGGATCGGCTTCGCGCAGTTCGCCCAGCCGCCTGGTTTCTACGCCACGCTGCCCGACGTCCGGTCGCCCGAGGGGCCGGTCTACCTCGCCGGCGACTACACCCAGTGGTCCTCGATCGAGGGCGCGATGGAGAGCGGCGTGCTCGCGGCCCGTGCGGTCAGGGACGACCTACCGGTCGAGACGCCTGCGGAGGCGGACCTGACGACGTAGGTGTCAGCGACGTGGTCGTCGGCGACGCCAGGACGGGGGTCGTCGCCGTTCACTCGGTCGTCGCCGACCGTTGCGGGTAGAGGAGGTCACGGAGCCTCTCGGAGTAGGCGCCGATGCCGATCCCCGCGAGGAACGTGAGGATGCTCGGAACGAGTACCCAGGCGAGGTTCGGATGCTCCGTGCCAGCGTGAAG
This region of Halalkalicoccus sp. CGA53 genomic DNA includes:
- a CDS encoding LysE family transporter, which encodes MLSLASSLAAGVLLGLSLAAPPGPMNAIIAEESVLRGWAAGFRAGLGAMSADGVFFLVALAGVATVLQNAPGAQAGMMAVGGLLMCYFAVGAARSARGSFTEGEAGDSTGFRKTFGLSLSNPYQVLWWLTVGVTLLDPGTLSFALPVLGDLAVSTGSAAIVVGFFSGIAIWIVTFPAALVAVGERADWFAPAVAVGSALVLAGFGLLFLYGAANELTTLLR
- a CDS encoding cyclophilin-like family protein, which encodes MSGLECRVDDRTLAAEWTDDSPETRAAVEAALPLSGEASRWGEELYFRTDVDVGPENPRELVDPGTIAYWPAGNALCLFWGPTPASEGEEPRAASPVNVVARVEDVSALADLEGSASVELREG
- a CDS encoding SRPBCC family protein, which gives rise to MTPDTTDSEFDPSEYDLTIERTFDAPRDAVWAAWTDPEEVAEWWGPEGFTVPRCEMDVRSGGTYRIDMRAPDGTIYPDEGEFHEVVEPDRLVFTSRAFEDDDGSYGLEVDNTVTLVERDGRTTLTLEAEVVRATDEVRGALSGMEEGWNGSFEKLAESIAASG
- a CDS encoding ribonuclease H-like domain-containing protein translates to MRVENSFILAEGVGERTERRLWDHGVTHWDEFCSVPGIGETTCASVEAFIDRGYDELDAGNAEFFADRLPSAERWRLYENFRTDACFFDIETTGLSKHRDVVTTVSFHCDGETTTLVRDDDLTRERVREELADASLLVSFNGARFDVPFLETAFDLSVDTPHLDLMYPCRSAGLTGGLKRIERDVGIGREDEGVDGLEAVRLWKRFERHGDEGALDRLVRYNREDTENLATLADHVADELDRDVFGPYR
- a CDS encoding haloacid dehalogenase type II, coding for MNMGETRTIREETKVIAFDVWDTLLDREATLVPALAALLADHDSEYDPEILLRRYLAMHFRDSMIDSLIPGPHTPFKEVSRRALGYRLAQLGLDVPDEEIRSVVAQWKRLQPYPDVDDRLGSLADEYVLVGLSNGDPDMLEAVRPNFETELDAFVSVAEAGTYKPHPAPYRLCCERFDVAPHEVLFASSHTFDLVGAKAVGMCGAFLNRHENPFGGWIHRPDLTVADVGELVDLLE
- a CDS encoding threonine synthase — protein: METTPAFVGLRCIECDEVAEPDVGTHRCPECGGILDPEYDYDAIELSKEELAARPFDSMWRYEELLPFPREAAVTMDEGATPLVDCPKLAEELGVARVLFKDEGRNPTGTFKDRGQSAAVTAAVQHGASDVALASAGNAGQAASAYAARAGLASHVFLPSRAGFDQKAMVNVHGGDLTVVGGRIGDAGAACADALSENDDWYPVATFVTPYRHEGKKTMALELLEQMDWEVPDAVVYPTGGGVGLVGMHKAAKELVELGFTDDLPSMYAAQATGCAPVVAAWEEGRDVHEPWEHPDTICGGIEIPDPGASPMILEALRESDGGAVATTDDEILEAGVAVAQAEGLEMGATCAAAASGAWKLAEEGEFGPDDTVVLLNTGTANKDADVLRSHLMGQGV
- a CDS encoding ArsR/SmtB family transcription factor — protein: MAGLLPTDSDAEPSGEPRVIGMDSADAGAVLDALSSETTRRVYVALQEEPAPVSVVADRTDLSLQNARYHVGKLREAGLIEVVDTIYSEKGREMEMFAPADAPMIVVLGDERERNVRDALTRLLGAVALLGFVSALIQQVAAALAPEREESDAVAVETAPAEPGVGDPLLDIALTDPGVLFFLGGLAVLLAAFAVWWTRS
- a CDS encoding NAD(P)/FAD-dependent oxidoreductase, which translates into the protein MTARVVVVGGGLAGLVCARRLAERGIDVTVYEREAEVGGRVRSREVEGFTLDRGFQVLFTAYPTASRELDYEALDLRMFTPGACLARPGERSILSDPLRDLGALVQSALNREVGMKDKLGTLSLRNDLQEKNLSRIFDGEDRSIEEYLTERGFSRKFLSNFVAPFYGGITLDRTLGTSASVFEYTFAMLSAGEIAVPAAGMGAIPDQLAARAREAGATIELDREVTAVDPDGPSVTIGTETVEAEAVVVATNPKAARDLTGVAAIPTEGRSCATQWYKLPGEVPFDAGKRLILNCEDDRPNQVVPHSTVAPEYSVPGMTLLSATFLGEQSKSDVELAAETREALSSWYPERSFTTLSILATDRIGFAQFAQPPGFYATLPDVRSPEGPVYLAGDYTQWSSIEGAMESGVLAARAVRDDLPVETPAEADLTT
- a CDS encoding ArsR/SmtB family transcription factor gives rise to the protein MVEQDADDVDLDAVFRALAHPIRRDLLERLAGGPERVGTLAEPYDVSLAAVSKHLSVLEDVGLVEVEKDGRARRCHLDAAPLSAAFGWLTRYRVFWEDRLDALADHLETEDR
- a CDS encoding HD domain-containing protein, which gives rise to MGVEIKETPVSDDEFEEMCEFVYEYLAASVANEREGGRMRWYPWHSADYRYAHTINVVDLAEELARAEGADPDVTRVAALFHDVAKLDADQDVHAEEGARVAREYLTSRGEYPQSFVDEVCRAIVNHSYQGPLADVSLEARCLIEADLLDKVGANGVTLMLLRMGYEARSHLDAATMVERVLTRGEEAVKRIESETAESMAHERLKRVRWFREWLELEVPEMDVTEEEW
- a CDS encoding alanyl-tRNA editing protein; translation: MTEPLYLTDSSRGQFEARVDRTLDDRVVLDRTCFYPTGGGQPHDTGTLSTDDRTWRVTDVAKRDTIYHTVDGPEPPEVGETVVGDLDWERRAAHMRYHTVQHLLSAYLLESYDAPTTGNQLYADRARLDCGYERFTDDDLAGIETGLNDLIDSDLPVRWYEMDREAAEADLGPERTRLDLLPESITEVRIVDIGDAEEPYDRTACAGTHVESTGLIGELSVTDRETRGSDEERLSFTLE
- a CDS encoding NlpC/P60 family protein, translating into MTDDLSLALSYCETISAPDDRISCFDVEADRRDGDVRLSGTVSSHALRRRAVEVLGQVSAEPIDASEVSVLSRGEERTLAVPCAPVRAEPDAERVTTALYGATLGAYDHEGGWRRVRTPCGYLGWIGREALSVSAPVDPDATLSTPVTVEPSTTLPAGADCAVLDREDEEATVAFRTGLEVAVPTDSVTVPRSDATGADALAAAESFLGTEYRWGGMSHDGIDCSGLVWIAYRRIGITMPRDADQQRAMGRAVGREALRPCDLLFFPGHVAISRGGSSFVHAYGAADAVVVNDLDPDEEGYVADLDDRLELTTRLL